One Streptomyces lincolnensis genomic region harbors:
- a CDS encoding ABC transporter ATP-binding protein, producing MSTPDTQRPRTGADILRTALRRNIGAMAGGTALMGLYQAGETAFPIALGLIVEHALRDRSPGALALSIGALAVIITTVSLSWRFGMRILQKANTTEAHRWRVRVAACGLKPVARDVDLKSGEVLTIATEDADQTADIIEVVPLLISSLVAVLVAAVALGLADLRLGLLVIVGTVAILSILSVMSKRIGTSTREQQARVARAGAKVADLITGLRPLHGFGGNHQAFLSYRSVSTEAKHQAVTVARVNGVYAGTALALNAILAAAVTLMAGWLAFAGRITIGELVMAVGLAQFIIEPLKLFSEMPKYVMIARASAERMALVLAAPPVTTPGTERPEPGGDLEVDGVRYGTLRRLKFQVSAGEFVAIAAYQPRVAADLAAVLAVRVPPDAYEGAVRISGRDLADLSVEAVREHLLVNPYDAEIFAGTLRSNIDPPGTSRTVSEAVEASMLTDVVALHREGLDYGVRDRGANLSGGQRQRLSLARALAADTDVLVLHDPTTAVDAVTEQLIARNVAKLRRGRTTVVITSSPALLDAADRVLVLDDGVVTAEDTHRNLLAGDEEYCLAVAR from the coding sequence ATGAGCACTCCTGACACGCAGCGGCCCCGCACGGGGGCCGACATCCTGCGCACCGCACTGCGCCGCAACATCGGCGCGATGGCCGGGGGCACCGCCCTCATGGGCCTCTACCAGGCCGGTGAGACCGCCTTCCCCATCGCGCTCGGCCTGATCGTCGAACACGCGTTGCGGGACCGGAGCCCCGGTGCGCTCGCCCTGTCGATCGGCGCGCTGGCCGTGATCATCACGACGGTGTCGCTGTCGTGGAGGTTCGGCATGCGCATCCTCCAGAAGGCCAACACGACCGAGGCGCACCGCTGGCGGGTGCGCGTCGCGGCCTGCGGACTGAAGCCGGTGGCCAGGGACGTCGACCTCAAGTCCGGCGAGGTGCTGACCATCGCCACCGAGGACGCCGACCAGACCGCCGACATCATCGAGGTGGTGCCGCTGCTGATCAGCTCGCTGGTCGCGGTGCTGGTCGCGGCGGTCGCGCTGGGCCTGGCCGACCTCCGGCTCGGCCTGCTGGTGATCGTCGGCACCGTCGCGATCCTGTCGATCCTGAGCGTGATGTCCAAGCGGATCGGCACCAGTACGCGGGAACAGCAGGCCCGGGTGGCCCGGGCGGGCGCCAAGGTCGCCGACCTGATCACCGGACTGCGCCCGCTGCACGGCTTCGGCGGCAACCACCAGGCGTTCCTGTCCTACCGGAGCGTCAGCACCGAGGCGAAGCACCAGGCGGTCACCGTCGCCAGGGTCAACGGCGTGTACGCGGGCACCGCGCTGGCGCTCAACGCGATCCTCGCCGCCGCCGTGACGCTGATGGCCGGGTGGCTGGCGTTCGCCGGCCGGATCACCATCGGGGAACTCGTGATGGCCGTGGGCCTGGCCCAGTTCATCATCGAACCGCTCAAGCTGTTCTCGGAGATGCCGAAGTACGTGATGATCGCCCGCGCGTCGGCCGAGCGGATGGCGCTGGTACTGGCCGCGCCCCCGGTGACCACCCCGGGCACGGAACGCCCGGAACCGGGCGGGGACCTGGAGGTCGACGGCGTTCGGTACGGCACGCTGCGCCGGCTGAAGTTCCAGGTGTCCGCCGGGGAGTTCGTGGCGATCGCCGCCTATCAGCCACGTGTGGCGGCCGACCTCGCGGCGGTGCTGGCCGTGCGCGTCCCGCCCGACGCGTACGAGGGGGCGGTGCGGATCAGCGGACGGGACCTGGCGGATCTGTCGGTCGAGGCGGTCCGTGAGCACCTGCTGGTCAATCCATACGACGCGGAGATCTTCGCGGGCACCCTCCGCTCGAACATCGACCCGCCGGGCACCAGCCGGACGGTCTCCGAGGCCGTGGAGGCGTCCATGCTGACCGACGTCGTCGCCCTGCACCGCGAGGGACTCGACTACGGCGTCCGCGACCGCGGCGCGAACCTGTCCGGGGGACAGCGCCAACGGCTGTCCCTGGCCCGCGCGTTGGCCGCCGACACCGACGTCCTCGTCCTGCACGATCCGACGACGGCCGTCGACGCCGTCACGGAACAGCTCATCGCCCGCAACGTCGCGAAGCTCCGGCGGGGCCGCACCACCGTGGTGATCACCAGCAGCCCGGCTCTCCTGGACGCCGCCGACCGGGTCCTCGTCCTCGACGACGGCGTCGTCACCGCCGAGGACACCCACCGGAACCTGCTGGCCGGCGACGAGGAGTACTGCCTGGCGGTGGCCCGCTGA
- a CDS encoding alpha/beta hydrolase-fold protein: MESVFDRYGLSGTPGTDEFWEAARAPVSRPADDGGWVTLFLWRGTGARIGFESWSDPVPLRRWDDTDCWYAEVRMPPRLRVTYQFLTDDAAYADPLNAAGAGADRSLAATPDAPDQPHWPLIGADDVLPLPRTRLRWASERLGGRRTVRVHPAGGGGPVVLLLDGDDWLYLHPAMTAFDSAVAVGALPPVTLVFLPARDREAEFACRPRLWEAIREELPPLLAESGVPADRDRLVVAGQSLAGLSAMYAALRFPDLVSRVACQSGSFWWTPDTMHGPDPLGGPVGGTLAALLREGPDLSGLRVAFDVGEHETRMLPHCAAVETLTEQAGATVRTSRSASGHDRAGWRHALLRDVAWALG, encoded by the coding sequence ATGGAGAGCGTCTTCGACAGGTACGGGCTGTCCGGCACACCCGGCACCGACGAGTTCTGGGAGGCGGCCCGAGCACCTGTCTCCAGGCCTGCCGACGACGGCGGTTGGGTGACGTTGTTCCTGTGGCGCGGGACCGGGGCACGCATCGGCTTCGAGAGCTGGTCGGATCCGGTGCCCCTGCGCCGCTGGGACGACACGGACTGCTGGTACGCCGAGGTGCGCATGCCCCCGCGGCTGCGGGTGACCTACCAGTTCCTCACGGACGACGCCGCGTACGCCGACCCGTTGAACGCGGCCGGCGCGGGCGCCGACCGGTCCCTCGCGGCGACTCCGGACGCCCCCGACCAGCCCCACTGGCCGCTCATCGGTGCCGATGACGTCCTGCCTCTCCCCCGCACCCGGCTCCGCTGGGCCAGTGAACGGCTCGGTGGGCGGCGTACCGTACGGGTCCATCCTGCGGGCGGGGGCGGGCCGGTGGTCCTGCTGCTCGACGGGGACGACTGGCTCTACCTGCACCCGGCCATGACCGCGTTCGACTCGGCCGTCGCCGTCGGCGCGCTGCCCCCCGTCACGCTCGTCTTCCTGCCGGCGAGGGACCGGGAGGCCGAGTTCGCGTGCCGGCCCCGGTTGTGGGAGGCGATCCGGGAGGAGCTGCCGCCGCTGCTCGCGGAGTCCGGCGTACCCGCCGACCGGGACCGGCTGGTGGTCGCGGGGCAGAGCCTCGCCGGGCTGAGCGCGATGTACGCGGCCCTTCGGTTCCCGGACCTGGTGTCCCGCGTCGCCTGCCAGTCGGGGTCGTTCTGGTGGACGCCCGACACCATGCACGGGCCCGACCCCCTGGGCGGCCCGGTCGGCGGAACCCTCGCCGCGCTCCTGCGGGAGGGCCCCGACCTGTCCGGCCTGCGGGTCGCGTTCGACGTGGGGGAACACGAGACGCGGATGCTGCCCCACTGCGCCGCGGTCGAGACCCTGACCGAACAGGCCGGCGCGACCGTACGGACCTCACGGTCGGCGTCGGGCCACGACCGGGCGGGCTGGCGGCACGCCCTGCTCAGGGATGTCGCCTGGGCCCTCGGGTAA
- a CDS encoding MbtH family protein — MSTNPFDDAEGRFLVLVNDEGQHSLWPSFAEVPGGWTTVFHENTRAACLEYIEAHWTDLRPLSLVESTEV, encoded by the coding sequence ATGAGCACCAACCCGTTCGACGATGCCGAAGGCCGTTTCCTGGTCCTGGTGAACGACGAGGGCCAGCACTCGCTGTGGCCGTCCTTCGCCGAGGTGCCCGGGGGCTGGACGACCGTCTTCCACGAGAACACCCGGGCGGCGTGCCTGGAGTACATCGAGGCCCACTGGACCGATCTGCGTCCTCTGTCCCTCGTGGAGTCCACGGAGGTCTGA
- a CDS encoding serine hydrolase domain-containing protein, with product MADIQGSYDDLFTAVPEALCDLLDAGDAGGSVAVYVDGEPVVDVWGGHADAGRTIPWQRDTLVGVWSVTKTMTALCALILADRGDLDVDVPVARYWPEFAAAGKEQVLVRHLLSHTAGLPDWDGTVTPEDLYDRESVTARLAAQAPWWEPGTEAGYHSLTQGFLVGEVIRRVTGRGVGEFLAEQVTGPLGADFHIGLPAEHDHRVALTVPPPHRDEDYAARAPGSTAPAGGNGVRVRDGNSVAWRRAEIPAASGFGTARSIALAQSVMVCGGAVRGTRLLSAAGCERAWQEQFAGQDRILGMPVRYGLGYGLFGTTYGWGGWGGSLVMIEPEARSVVVYVTNQMREPEEDTRGLEVVMSAYDGLQGLRV from the coding sequence ATGGCTGACATCCAGGGCTCGTACGACGATCTGTTCACCGCGGTGCCCGAAGCGCTCTGTGACCTCCTGGACGCCGGGGACGCGGGCGGTTCGGTCGCCGTGTACGTGGACGGTGAACCGGTGGTCGACGTCTGGGGCGGACACGCGGACGCCGGGCGCACGATCCCCTGGCAGCGCGACACGCTCGTGGGCGTCTGGTCGGTCACCAAGACGATGACGGCCCTGTGCGCCCTGATCCTGGCCGACCGCGGCGACCTCGACGTGGACGTGCCGGTGGCCCGGTACTGGCCGGAGTTCGCCGCGGCGGGCAAGGAGCAGGTGCTGGTGCGGCACCTGCTCTCGCACACCGCGGGCCTGCCCGACTGGGACGGCACGGTGACCCCCGAGGACCTGTACGACCGGGAGTCCGTCACGGCGCGCCTCGCCGCCCAGGCGCCTTGGTGGGAGCCGGGCACGGAGGCCGGATACCACTCGCTCACCCAGGGGTTCCTGGTCGGCGAGGTGATCCGCCGGGTCACCGGGCGCGGTGTGGGGGAGTTCCTGGCCGAGCAGGTCACCGGGCCGCTGGGCGCGGACTTCCACATCGGCCTGCCCGCCGAGCACGATCACCGTGTCGCCCTCACCGTCCCGCCGCCCCACCGCGACGAGGACTACGCGGCGCGTGCCCCCGGCAGCACCGCCCCGGCGGGCGGCAACGGCGTACGGGTCCGGGACGGCAACAGCGTCGCCTGGCGCCGTGCGGAGATCCCCGCCGCGAGCGGATTCGGCACCGCGCGCTCGATCGCCCTCGCGCAGTCGGTGATGGTGTGCGGGGGAGCTGTGCGCGGGACGCGGCTGCTGTCCGCGGCGGGCTGCGAGCGCGCGTGGCAGGAGCAGTTCGCGGGCCAGGACCGGATCCTGGGCATGCCGGTGCGCTACGGCCTGGGCTACGGCCTCTTCGGCACCACGTATGGCTGGGGCGGCTGGGGCGGCTCGCTCGTCATGATCGAACCCGAGGCCCGCTCGGTGGTGGTGTACGTGACGAACCAGATGCGCGAACCGGAGGAGGACACCCGCGGCCTGGAGGTCGTGATGTCCGCCTACGACGGCCTCCAGGGGCTGCGCGTGTGA